From the Bacteroidales bacterium genome, the window CTGGCTGAATGATGTTCCAAGTTCCCTGCCAAACACGCCCCTGATCTTATCGGAAAGGCTGATCTTGTAGCTCTGTCCTTCCATGAACTCACCTTCGATCCGGATACCGTCTCTCACTGCTTCCGCTGTAAAAACGACAGAAGGATCAATGACCACCATTTCCTTCAGATTAGTGCCTTCAACAGGTTGTGTGGTCCTGATCAGGATACTACCCCTGCCCTTGTTCCACACCGGTGTCATCCCTGCTACCTGCAGATCTTCCTTTGATGGTATCTGAACTTCTGTTTTCACCCTTTTCTGGCTTTTCCAGGTGCTTCCCACACAGGACAGCCCTTCTGAAATGACCGCGTCAATGGTTTGTTTCGCCAGGGATTCCAGGTTGGGTCGATCCAGTGATATCTCGATTGATCTCGACGGATTTTTGGAAATGAGGATGAAAGGCACCGGTTCATTCCTGTAGCTCAGCCGGAGCAATTGCCCGAATAATTCCGGATCGGTGTCGTACGAAAAATTAAAGGCAACCCTTACCTCCACCTTTCCCCAGGTCTCCTCACTTCTGGTCCAGTAAGACGATACCGATTCAAGGTCGAGATAGGGTGTATGGAAGGTCAGGGCGCTTTCATCCACCATCAGGTTCTTCTCCGTCACCCGCAGGATCTCCTTCGAGATGCCCACGGTATAATCCGTGCTGGGAGCAAAGGGTTCGACCGGTGAAAACACTAACTGGTCCGGAGCGATCCACATATACTTTCCCTCTACTGAGGGCCGGAAAGAAAGATACCCGATCGAATCCCACTGATTAAGCAACGAATCTGAAACAACCGGCCGGTTAAAAACGAAGGTCAGGTTCTGATGCTGTTGAACAACATCCCTGAAATCCCTGTCGGTGATCCTGATGCTTTGTTTTGTCGCACAGGCAGCAAGAATCAGCAGCACAGAGAAAATAAAATAACACCGCTTGCATTTTTCCATCATCCGGAGAATTATGTGATCACTGTCAAACTTTTTACAACCAGGGAAGAACCTTCACAAATTAACGAAAAATGCCGTTTGAATCAAAAAAAAATAATTACCTTTGAATGAAATACGTAGATCAATATTTTTTTAAAAAATGGAACAAACCGTACCATCATCAAATCCGACCGCCACACCGGCCTATGCTGGTTTTTGGTGGCGTTTCCTGGCTTACCTGATCGACGACATCATTTTATCCTTTGCATCGGCCATTGTATTGATTCCCATCTGGGCAGTGATGGGATTTGGCATTTTCGCAGCCGGGAAATGGGAAGGCATTGACTGGGACTTCGACTCCGGGGTGGATCCCAGTGCCTGGGGATTCATCGGATCCATCATTGGATTATCCTTACTGACCGCCTTACTGGCTGTGGCGATTGAATGGCTGTATTTCTCCCTGATGGAATCCTCAAAGTATCAGGCTACGCTGGGGAAAATGGCCGTAAGTGCCAGGGTGACCGATCTGGAAGGCAACCGGATCTCCTTTGCCCGTGCAACCGGGCGGTTCTTCGGCAAGATCATTTCAGGGATGATCCTGATGATCGGGTACATTATGGCTGGCTTTACGGAGAAAAAGCAGGCCCTGCATGATATGATGGCCGGTACGCTGGTGATCAGGGAACCTAGATGAGGAAGCGCATCTTCTTCAAAAAGGGATGACATCCCTTTCAATTCAGGTTCTGACTTTCCTTACGGAATCAAGGATCGTTCCATCCACCCATTTGACAACAGCAACGATCTCATCTTCAAGATCGGGTTTTGTTGGAATGCCGCATATGTTCTCGGCTTCATTTTTGAGCTGACCGATGGACTTCAGAGGCAGATCCGATCCCTTCATCTTCTCCATCAGGTCTTTTCTCAGGGGATTGATGGCAATGCCGCGTTCCGTGACAACGACATCGATCAGCTCCCCGGGTCCGCACAGGGTGGTCACCTCGTCGCGAATGACCGGAATACGGT encodes:
- a CDS encoding RDD family protein, giving the protein MEQTVPSSNPTATPAYAGFWWRFLAYLIDDIILSFASAIVLIPIWAVMGFGIFAAGKWEGIDWDFDSGVDPSAWGFIGSIIGLSLLTALLAVAIEWLYFSLMESSKYQATLGKMAVSARVTDLEGNRISFARATGRFFGKIISGMILMIGYIMAGFTEKKQALHDMMAGTLVIREPR